In the genome of Anas platyrhynchos isolate ZD024472 breed Pekin duck chromosome 21, IASCAAS_PekinDuck_T2T, whole genome shotgun sequence, one region contains:
- the SLCO4A1 gene encoding solute carrier organic anion transporter family member 4A1, producing the protein MAKPPSLTGENGFHFPQAIVFPSPSPSGEDSAAFDTPGSTPLSNGTGCCGTPSPAESCAQPLCEARDSTRFGEGIKYVSTDGMELACGWGGFTPGCLQLFNTSKGVLFFLCVASFLQGMTVNGFINTVITSIERRFDLRSYQSGLIASSYDIAACLCLTFVSYFGGNGHKPRWLGWGVMVMGLGSLLFALPHFTTGMYKVHSSADVGVCAANQSQSCAPATSSLSSYRFVFMLGQFLHGMGATPLYTLGVTYLDENVKTNYSPVYIAVFYTAAILGPAAGYLVGGMFLNIYTEIHREPDITPENTLWVGAWWIGFLGAGAASLLISIPILGYPQRLPGSQRYIVMRVSEAHQLKDGSHKKASDPDFGKTVKDLPRSVLLLLKNPTFIFLCLAGATEATLIAGMSTFGPKFLESQFSLSASEAATLFGYLVVPAGGGGTFLGGFLVNKFKLRCSGIIKLCLVCTLTSLMAIFVFFIRCPNVPMAGVTHPYTGSVLPGGKVNLTAPCNAACGCLRETYSPVCGSNNLMYYSPCHAGCERVSEKLRNGKKVYEECSCIEKNTFPGEAEAGKCTSSCEKRTLLLFFMFIVILFTFLSSIPALTATLRCVPDRQRSFALGIQWIVVRTLGSIPGPIAFGSMIDKSCLLWQDQCGEQGSCYVYENSAMSLYTLITGLVYKVLGTTFFMVACVLYKPPPAESAQGSSDTSENGNSDLQETKPSLPAAAGDI; encoded by the exons ATGGCCAAGCCCCCTAGCTTAACGGGAGAGAATGGCTTCCACTTCCCTCAGGCGATCGTCTTCCCCAGCCCGTCTCCCTCGGGCGAGGACAGTGCGGCCTTCGACACCCCTGGGAGCACACCGCTGAGCAATGGCACTGGGTGCTgcggcacccccagccccgccgaGTCCTGCGCCCAGCCCCTCTGTGAGGCCAGGGACAGCACCCGGTTTGGTGAGGGGATTAAATACGTCTCGACCGATGGAATGGAGCTGGCgtgtggctggggggggttCACGCCTGGCTGCTTGCAGCTTTTCAACACCTCCAAGGGCGTCTTGTTCTTCCTCTGCGTGGCCTCCTTCCTGCAAGGCATGACGGTGAACGGCTTCATCAACACGGTCATCACCTCCATCGAGCGCCGCTTCGACCTCCGCAGCTACCAGAGCGGGCTGATCGCCAGCTCCTACGACATCGCGGCCTGCCTCTGCCTCACCTTCGTCAGCTATTTCGGGGGGAATGGCCACAAGCCGCGGTGGCTGGGCTGGGGCGTGATGGTGATGGGCCTGGGCTCCCTGCTCTTCGCCCTGCCCCACTTCACCACGGGCATGTACAAGGTGCACTCGTCAGCCGATGTGGGCGTCTGCGCGGCAAACCAGAGCCAGTCGTGCGCCCCGGCCACCTCCAGCCTCTCCAGCTACAGGTTCGTCTTCATGCTGGGGCAGTTCCTGCATGGGATGGGAGCCACGCCGCTCTACACGCTCGGCGTCACCTATTTAGACGAGAACGTCAAGACCAACTACTCCCCTGTGTACATTG cTGTTTTCTACACTGCTGCAATCCTTGGGCCTGCAGCGGGTTATCTGGTAGGAGGaatgtttctaaatatttatactgaaatacacagaga ACCTGACATCACCCCAGAAAACACGCTGTGGGTGGGGGCATGGTGGATCGGCTTCCTGGGGGCCGGAGCAGCCTCGCTCctcatctccatccccatcctcgGCTACCCCCAGCGCCTCCCAG GATCCCAGCGCTATATCGTTATGAGGGTGTCGGAGGCTCATCAGCTGAAGGATGGGAGCCACAAAAAAGCATCAGATCCAGACTTTGGGAAAACAGTTAAAGATCTACCTCG ATCAGTACTGCTGCTTCTGAAGAACCCCACCTTCATCTTCCTCTGCTTAGCGGGAGCAACTGAAGCCACGCTCATTGCTGGGATGTCCACCTTTGGACCCAAGTTCCTGGAGTCTCAGTTCAGTTTAAGTGCCTCTGAAGCTGCTACCCTTTTTG GTTATCTGGTCGTGCCGGCTGGAGGGGGAGGCACATTCCTGGGAGGATTCCTTGTGAATAAATTTAAACTCCGCTGCTCAGGAATCATCAAATTGTGTTTGGTTTGCACATTGACAAGTCTGATGGCTATTTTCGTTTTTTTCATTCGTTGCCCTAACGTGCCGATGGCAGGAGTAACCCATCCATACACAGGAAG TGTTCTGCCTGGTGGCAAAGTTAACTTGACAGCACCGTGCAACGCCGCGTGTGGCTGCCTGCGGGAGACCTACAGCCCTGTCTGCGGAAGCAATAACCTCATGTATTATTCTCCTTGCCATGCCGGGTGCGAAAGAGTGTCTGAGAAACTCAGGAATGGCAAGAAG GTCTATGAGGAGTGTAGCTGTATTGAGAAAAATACCTTCCCTGGTGAGGCAGAGGCAGGCAAATGCACCTCCTCTTGTGAGAAAAGGACCCTGCTCCTCTTCTTCATGTTCATAGTGATCCTTTTCACCTTCCTGAGCAGCATTCCTGCCCTGACTGCGACTCTGCG GTGTGTCCCTGACAGGCAAAGGTCATTTGCACTCGGGATCCAGTGGATCGTCGTACGAACACTAG GAAGCATCCCCGGCCCCATTGCCTTTGGGTCGATGATCGATAAATCCTGCCTGCTCTGGCAGGACCAGTGCGGCGAGCAAGGCTCTTGCTACGTTTACGAGAACTCAGCCATGAGCCTCTACACCCTGATCACTGGGCTGGTCTACAAG GTGCTTGGGACAACTTTCTTTATGGTCGCCTGTGTGCTGTACAAACCACCGCCAGCAGAATCAGCTCAGGGCAGCTCGGACACATCTGAAAATGGCAACAGTGACCTCCAGGAAACCAAACCTTCgcttcctgctgcagcaggggatATATGA